CTGAGCCTGCTGTTGCTGACCCCGCCGGGCGAACTGGGCGCGGACGTGGTGTTCGGCTCCAGCCAGCGCTTCGGCGTGCCGATGGGCTACGGCGGCCCGCACGCGGCGTACTTCGCTACCCGCGAGGAGCACAAGCGGGCGATGCCGGGGCGGATCATCGGGGTGTCGAAGGACGCCCGCGGCAACGTCGCGCTGCGCATGGCCCTGCAGACCCGCGAGCAGCACATCCGCCGGGAGAAGGCCAACTCGAACATCTGCACCGCCCAGGTGCTGCTGGCCAACATCGCCGGGTTCTACGCGGTGTACCACGGGCCGGAGGGCCTCAAGCGGATCGCCCAGCGGGTGCACCGGCTGACGTGCATCCTCGCCGCCGGTCTGGCCCGGCATGGCATCGACCGGGTCAACGATCACTTTTTCGACACCCTCACGCTGGAGGTGGGCGGCGCGCAGACTGCAATCATCGAAAGCGCCAAGGCCGCGCAGATCAACCTGCGGATCCTCGGCCGCGGGCGTCTGGGGCTGAGCCTCGACGAGACCTGCGACGAACAGACCGTGGCGAAGCTGTTCGATGTGCTGCTGGGGGCCGATCACGGCCTGAGCGTCGAGGCGCTCGACGCGCAGAAGGTGGTGTCCGGCATCCCTGACGCCCTGCAGCGGAGCACGCCGTACCTGCGCCACCCGGTGTTCAACGCCCACCACAGCGAAACCGAGATGCTGCGCTACCTCAAGCAACTGGAGAACAAGGACCTGGCGCTCAACCAGTCGATGATCCCGCTGGGCTCCTGCACCATGAAGCTCAACGCCACCAGCGAGATGATCCCGATCACCTGGCCGCAGTTCGCCCATCTGCACCCGTTCGCGCCCAGGGAGCAGGCGGTCGGCTACACGTTGATGATCGAGGAACTGGAGCGCTGGCTCTGCGCGATCACCGGGTTCGACGCGATCTGCATGCAGCCCAACTCCGGCGCCCAGGGCGAGTACGCCGGGCTGCTGGCGATCCGCAAATACCACGAGAGCCGGCAACAGGGCGGGCGCGACATCTGCCTGATTCCGTCCTCGGCCCACGGCACCAACCCGGCGTCGGCGCAGATGGCCGGGATGCGGGTGGTGATCGTCGAGTGCGACGACGCCGGCAACGTCGACCTGGACGACCTGAAGGCCAAGGCGGCCGAGGCGGGCGACAAGCTGTCCTGCCTGATGGCGACGTATCCCTCGACCCACGGCGTGTACGAGGAGGGCATCGGCGAGATCTGCGAAGTGATCCACCGGCACGGCGGCCAGGTGTACATGGACGGCGCCAACCTCAATGCCCAGGTCGGGCTGGCCCGGCCGGCGGACATCGGCGCCGACGTGTCGCACATGAACCTGCACAAGACCTTCTGCATTCCCCACGGCGGCGGCGGGCCGGGCATGGGGCCCATCGGCGTGCGGGCGCACCTGGCGCCGTTCGTCGCCAACCACCCGGTGGTGCCGCTCGACGGCCCGCAGCCGCAGAACGGGGCGGTGAGCGCCGCGCCGTGGGGCAGCGCGAGCATCCTGCCGATCAGCTGGATGTACATCGCCATGATGGGGCCGCAGTTGGCCGATGCCAGCGAGGTGGCGATCCTGGCGGCCAATTACCTGGCCCGGCACCTGTCCGGCGCCTTTCCCGTGCTGTACACCGGCCGCAACGAACGGGTGGCCCACGAGTGCATCCTCGACCTGCGGCCGCTCAAGGCCCTCACCGGCATCAGCGAGGAGGACGTCGCCAAGCGCCTGATGGATTACGGTTTCCATGCGCCGACCATGTCGTTCCCGGTGCCGGGCACGTTGATGGTCGAACCCACCGAGAGCGAGTCGAAGGCCGAACTGGACCGGTTCATCGGCGCCATGCTCAGCATCCGCGCGGAAATCACCGAAGTGCAGAACGGCAACTGGCCGGCCGAGGACAACCCGCTCAAGCATGCGCCGCATACCCTGGCGGACATCACCGGGGTGTGGGAGCGGCCCTACAGCATCGAGCAGGGCATCACCCCGGATGCGCACACCAAGGCGCACAAGTACTGGCCGGCGGTGAACCGGGTGGACAACGTCTACGGCGACCGGAACCTGTTCTGCGCGTGCTTGCCGGTGGACGACTACCGCTGAAACCCTGCGGTAGCTGGCGGCGGGTCAGGCATCTGGTGATGCTGGATGTGCCGGCCTCATCGCTGGCAAGCCAGCTCCCACAGGTCTTTGCGCTGTGTGCACTCCGCGCACTCTGTGGGCCAGCCTGCTGGCGATGGCGGCGGGTCAGGCACTGGTGCTGCCGGATGTGCCGGCCTCTTCGCTGGCAAGCCAGCTCCCACAGGTCTTTGCGCTGTGTGTACTCCGCGCACTCTGTGGGCCAGCCTGCTGGCGATGGTGGTGGGTCAGGCATCTGGTGATGCCGGATGTGCCGGCCTCATCGCTGGCAAGCCAGCTCCCACAGGTCTTTGCGCTGTGTGCACTCCGCGCACTCTGTGGGCCAGCCTGCTGGCGATGGCGGCGGGTCAGGCACTGGTGATGCCGGATGTGCCGGCCTCTTCGCTGGCAAGCCAGCTCCCACAGGTCTTTGCGCTGTGTGTACTCCGCGCACTCTGTGGGAGCGGGCTTGCCCGCGATGGCGTCGTCACAGGCACCTCCGGGGCGGAACCCATCCGGTCGTTCCCGCAGAAACGCGGGCAAAAAAATGCCGCTCCCGGGAGCGGCATTTCTGTGGGGCAAGGCTTACTCGGAAGCCACGGCGTTCTTCGCCAGGATCGCGTTCGCCAGTTCCATGTCCGACGCTTGCAGGCCCGGGTTGTCGGCGCGGACCTTCTGCATCGCCGCCTCCAGGTACGGGCCGCGGATGCTGCCTTCGCTGGCGACGAAGCTGCCGGCATCGTCCTGGGCGGCGACGATCAGTTTGTGGTCCTTGAAGGTCAGGTAGGTCGAGCCGGTGGTGGCGCCGGACGAGATGACGTTACGCCAAAAGCTGTCGGCCATTGCTGAACCGACAGGCAGAGACAGCAAGGCAAGGGTGGCGACAGCAAGTTTGAGACGCATGGTGGATGACTCCGCTGGGGGTGATGACTGTGCCGTTGGATCGTCGCGCCGGGGTCGAGTTCCGTGGCGGCTAGCGCTGCTCGCTCTGCGGCGTCACCCGCAGCACTTCCTCGATGGTCGTCAGCCCCGCCGCGACCTTCTGCGCACCCGACAGCCGCAGGCTGCGCATGCCTTCCTTGAACGCCTGGCGCCGGATGGCCGTGAGGTCGGTGTCGGGGGTGATCAGGGCCTTGAGGCCGTCGCTCAGTTGCATGATCTCGTAGACGCCGGCCCGTCCGTGGTAACCGGTGTCGCGGCACTCCAGGCAGCCGACGGAGCGTTGCGCGTTGCCCGGCAGCGGCGCCTGCCACGGGCGGGTCAGGGACTGCCAGCCGTCGTCGTCGAGGGTGAGGGGGGCCTTGCAGTGCGGGCACAGGGTGCGCACCAGCCGCTGCGCCATGACCCCGAGCACCGTGGCCTTGATCAGGTAGTGCGGCACGCCGAGCTCCAGCAGGCGGCTGATGGCGCTGGGCGCATCGTTGGTGTGCAGGGTCGACAGCACCAGGTGCCCGGTGAGCGCGGCCTGGATCGCCATTTCGGCGGTTTCCAGGTCGCGGATCTCGCCGATCATGATGATGTCCGGATCTTGCCGCATCAGCGCCCGTACGCCGGCGGCGAACCCCAGGTCGATGTTGTGCTGCACCTGCATCTGGTTGAATGCCGGCTCGACCATCTCGATCGGGTCTTCGATGGTGCAGAGGTTGACCTGGGGCGTCGCCAGCTTCTTGAGCGTGGTGTAGAGCGTGGTGGTCTTGCCCGATCCGGTGGGCCCGGTGACCAGGATGATGCCGTTGGGCTGACGGGTCATGTCCTGCCAGCGGCGCAGGTCGTCGGCGGAAAAGCCCAGCTGGTCGAAGTCCTTGAGCAGCACCTCGGGGTCGAAGATCCGCATGACCATCTTTTCGCCGAACGCCGTGGGCAGGGTCGAGAGGCGCAACTCGACCTCGCCGCCGTCCGGGGTCTTGGTCTTGACCCGGCCGTCCTGGGGCTTGCGCTTTTCGGCGACGTTCATCCGGCCCAGGCTCTTGAGGCGGCTGACGATGGCCATCGTCACCTGCGGCGGGAACTGGTAGACGTTGTGCAGCACGCCGTCGATGCGAAAGCGCACCGTGCCTTGCTCGCGGCGCGGCTCGATGTGGATGTCGCTGGCCCGCTGCTGGAACGCGTACTGGAACAGCCAGTCGACGATGTTGACGATGTGCGCGTCGTTGGCGTCCGGCTCCTGGTCGCTGGCGCCGAGGTTGAGCAGCTGTTCGAAGTTGCCCGGGTGGCCGCCCTGCTGGTCGGCGCTGCTGGCGCCGCTGACCGACTTGGCCAGGCGGAAGAACTCGACGCTCAGGCGCTGGATGTCCGCCGGGTTGGCCACCACCCGCTTGACCGGCAGCTTCAGCACGTGGGTCAGGTCGGCCTCCCAGCCCCGGACGTAGGGCTGGGCGCTGGCCACGGTCACCGCGTCGCGGTCGACGGCCACCGCCAGGATCC
This Pseudomonas ekonensis DNA region includes the following protein-coding sequences:
- a CDS encoding GspE/PulE family protein, which codes for MSVQLAAQDRWLDLNDVLRELVAQGFISQDAAEQALNARRRQGAHNPLHPLEFIAGQQLDDLSRPGRHLDLESLTLWLAQQAGQPYLRIDPLKINVAAVIPLMSYAFAQRHRILAVAVDRDAVTVASAQPYVRGWEADLTHVLKLPVKRVVANPADIQRLSVEFFRLAKSVSGASSADQQGGHPGNFEQLLNLGASDQEPDANDAHIVNIVDWLFQYAFQQRASDIHIEPRREQGTVRFRIDGVLHNVYQFPPQVTMAIVSRLKSLGRMNVAEKRKPQDGRVKTKTPDGGEVELRLSTLPTAFGEKMVMRIFDPEVLLKDFDQLGFSADDLRRWQDMTRQPNGIILVTGPTGSGKTTTLYTTLKKLATPQVNLCTIEDPIEMVEPAFNQMQVQHNIDLGFAAGVRALMRQDPDIIMIGEIRDLETAEMAIQAALTGHLVLSTLHTNDAPSAISRLLELGVPHYLIKATVLGVMAQRLVRTLCPHCKAPLTLDDDGWQSLTRPWQAPLPGNAQRSVGCLECRDTGYHGRAGVYEIMQLSDGLKALITPDTDLTAIRRQAFKEGMRSLRLSGAQKVAAGLTTIEEVLRVTPQSEQR
- a CDS encoding DUF2388 domain-containing protein, whose product is MRLKLAVATLALLSLPVGSAMADSFWRNVISSGATTGSTYLTFKDHKLIVAAQDDAGSFVASEGSIRGPYLEAAMQKVRADNPGLQASDMELANAILAKNAVASE
- the gcvP gene encoding aminomethyl-transferring glycine dehydrogenase, coding for MSKMPSLSQLRDPQAFLRRHLGPDAAEQQAMLDSLGLGSRIELIEQTVPPGIRLNRELDLPPALDEQAALAKLRGYAEQNQVWISLIGMGYHGTVTPAVILRNVLENPGWYTAYTPYQPEIAQGRLEALLNFQQLIIDLTGLELANASLLDEATAAAEAMALAKRVAKSRSNLFFVDENCHPQTVSVVRTRAEGFGFELIVDAVDNLRQHQVFGALLQYPDTHGEVRDLRPLIDHLHAQQALACVAADPLSLLLLTPPGELGADVVFGSSQRFGVPMGYGGPHAAYFATREEHKRAMPGRIIGVSKDARGNVALRMALQTREQHIRREKANSNICTAQVLLANIAGFYAVYHGPEGLKRIAQRVHRLTCILAAGLARHGIDRVNDHFFDTLTLEVGGAQTAIIESAKAAQINLRILGRGRLGLSLDETCDEQTVAKLFDVLLGADHGLSVEALDAQKVVSGIPDALQRSTPYLRHPVFNAHHSETEMLRYLKQLENKDLALNQSMIPLGSCTMKLNATSEMIPITWPQFAHLHPFAPREQAVGYTLMIEELERWLCAITGFDAICMQPNSGAQGEYAGLLAIRKYHESRQQGGRDICLIPSSAHGTNPASAQMAGMRVVIVECDDAGNVDLDDLKAKAAEAGDKLSCLMATYPSTHGVYEEGIGEICEVIHRHGGQVYMDGANLNAQVGLARPADIGADVSHMNLHKTFCIPHGGGGPGMGPIGVRAHLAPFVANHPVVPLDGPQPQNGAVSAAPWGSASILPISWMYIAMMGPQLADASEVAILAANYLARHLSGAFPVLYTGRNERVAHECILDLRPLKALTGISEEDVAKRLMDYGFHAPTMSFPVPGTLMVEPTESESKAELDRFIGAMLSIRAEITEVQNGNWPAEDNPLKHAPHTLADITGVWERPYSIEQGITPDAHTKAHKYWPAVNRVDNVYGDRNLFCACLPVDDYR